One Ricinus communis isolate WT05 ecotype wild-type chromosome 7, ASM1957865v1, whole genome shotgun sequence genomic region harbors:
- the LOC8276883 gene encoding scarecrow-like protein 32, whose protein sequence is MKTELRTNTSTPISLQNSTLFNSPQTQSSLSGALRGCLGSLDGACIEKLLLHCASALESNDGTLAQQVMWVLNNVASLVGDPNQRLTSWFLRALISRASKVCPTAMNFDGSSTIQRRQMSVTELAGYVDLIPWHRFGFCASNSAIFKAIEECPKVHILDFSITHCMQWPTLIDALAKRPEGPPSLRITVPFTRPQVPPWLNVSTEEVGLRLGNFAKSRDVPFEFIVIDDPSSDILCKETSAGSHFESLLNHLSPSALNLRDDEALVINCQNWLRYLSNEQKCRAQDSSLRDTFLHSIKILNPCITVIVDEDSDLDAPDLTSRITTCFNYLWIPFDALETFLPKDSCQRIEYESDIGHKIENIISYEGSQRTERLESGIKLTQRMKNAGFCSVEFCEETIREVKSLLDEHASGWGMKKEEDMLVLTWKGHNSVFASAWLPSCLED, encoded by the coding sequence ATGAAAACTGAACTACGAACAAACACTAGTACGCCTATTTCTCTTCAAAATTCAACTCTTTTCAACAGCCCTCAAACTCAAAGTTCTCTCTCTGGTGCTCTTAGAGGATGTCTTGGTAGTCTTGATGGAGCATGCATAGAAAAGCTTCTACTTCACTGTGCTAGTGCCCTAGAGAGCAACGATGGAACTTTGGCTCAACAAGTGATGTGGGTACTCAATAACGTTGCTTCTTTGGTAGGCGATCCTAACCAAAGACTCACTTCTTGGTTTCTAAGGGCACTTATCTCTAGGGCATCTAAAGTTTGTCCTACAGCCATGAATTTTGACGGTAGCAGCACTATCCAAAGGAGGCAAATGAGTGTGACTGAACTTGCCGGGTATGTTGATCTGATCCCTTGGCACAGATTTGGCTTTTGTGCATCAAACAGTGCTATTTTTAAGGCAATTGAAGAGTGCCCAAAAGTtcatattttagattttagtaTCACTCATTGTATGCAATGGCCTACTCTTATTGATGCTTTGGCTAAAAGGCCAGAAGGGCCACCTTCACTTAGAATTACTGTGCCCTTTACTAGGCCACAAGTCCCTCCTTGGCTTAATGTATCTACTGAAGAAGTTGGGCTCCGTTTAGGCAACTTTGCCAAGTCTAGGGATGTCCCATTTGAATTTATAGTGATTGATGACCCATCAAGTGATATTTTATGCAAAGAAACCTCTGCTGGTTCTCACTTTGAGTCACTGCTCAATCATTTGTCTCCTTCTGCACTAAACCTTCGGGACGATGAGGCCCTAGTAATAAATTGCCAAAACTGGCTGCGCTATTTATCCAACGAGCAAAAGTGTAGAGCTCAAGATTCTTCTTTACGAGACACTTTCCTTCATTCAATTAAGATACTTAATCCTTGTATTACAGTCATTGTCGATGAGGATTCTGATTTAGATGCACCGGATCTCACTTCGAGGATTACTACTTGCTTCAACTATCTATGGATACCATTTGATGCATTGGAAACTTTCTTGCCCAAAGACAGTTGTCAGAGGATTGAATATGAATCCGATATTGGTCACaagattgaaaatattattagttatgAAGGGTCTCAAAGGACAGAAAGATTAGAATCTGGAATTAAACTAACACAAAGGATGAAGAACGCAGGCTTTTGTAGTGTTGAATTTTGTGAAGAGACAATTAGAGAGGTGAAATCATTGCTAGATGAACATGCTAGTGGCTGGGGgatgaaaaaagaagaagatatgTTGGTGCTTACATGGAAGGGTCATAACTCAGTTTTTGCCTCCGCATGGTTACCAAGTTGTTTAGAGGATTAA